cgaatttggaccacatgcacagtgttgtgtactgaaatgaaatttgaccttgagctagtcaataagtcttgaaatttggaacactcaaaaatggcacattggtggacgccaagatcactctgtgatctcttgttcttttagtgtgcatgaaactttgtcagaatttttgtctccaagaaatcttggatgagtttttagctcacctgtcacaaagtgacaaggtgagctattgtgaccgtttGATGTCCGTGGTGCGTAGtcatcgtcagtcgtccgtcgtcaacaatttctaaaaaaatcttcttcttgaaaaccactggccagaattacaccaaacttcacagaaatgatccttgggtggccccctttcaaaattattcaaagaattgaattccatgcagaactctggttgccatggcagccgaaaggaaaaactcaaaaaatcttcttgtccaaaaccacagggcttagggctttgatatctggtgtgtagcatcatctagtggtcctctaccaaaatttttcaaattatccccctagggtcaaatatggccctgccccgggggtcacatggtttatatagacttatatagagaaaactttgaaaatcttcttgtacaaaaccacagggcctagggctttgatattttgtatgtagcatcatctagtggtcctctaccaagattattcaaattatccccctagggtcaaatatggccccgccccgggggtcccaagtttacatagacttaaataggaaaaaaaaaatttaaaatcttcctgtctgaaaccacaacacttagacctttgatatttggtttgtagcattgtctaatggtcctcaaccaaaattgttcaaattgtaccccttgggtgaaaagaggccctgccctggggttcccaagttttatatagacttatataggaaaaagctttaaaaatcttcttgtctgaaaccatacgacctaggcttttgatatttggtatgatgcattgtctagtagtcctctaccaaaattgttcaaattatgcccctgatgttaaaagaggccctgccctggggtcacttagttattatgcgagttatataggaaaaatacttaaaaaatcatctgatcctatttccatgactgtttaattataattacctgatgaccccaagtaatatgatgtcacttgactgtgaccttgacctactgacctactttcttgttttttaagatacagccttgaaattttgatgacatacacagttttgcacacaattcgtaaaactgaatttcattgaccatgaatgtgacctactgactttcttaatattttatcatcattttgatatttgaaacatgtagctcatattactcaggtgagcgatccagggtcatcatgactcaggtgagcaatccagggtcatcatgaccctcttgttatttgaGTCACtagtgatcaaaaactaggtcagttcaaagaaaatgctttatgaaacttggtcagaatatttgtcttgataatctctagatcaggtttttatgcccctgtccgttcgttcgttcgtcacaacatgaactttttgcatgaaggcactttacccgcgaaccactgcacccaggaccttcaaactttacatgctgatagtacttattgagtacacgacccctactggctttggggtcaccaggtcaaaggtcaaggtcacaggggccaatgtcaactttttgcatgaaggcactttactcgcgaactactgcacccaggaccttcaaacttcacatgctgatagtacgtattgagtacacgacccctactgactttggggtcaccaggtcaaaggtcaaggtcacagggatcaatgttaactttttgcatgaaggcactttactcgcgaaccactgcacccaggaccttcaaacttcacatgctaatagtacttattgagtacacgacccctattgactttggggtcaaaggtcaaggcgcttagtgacagctcttgttttaaactgggtcatttgtgatcaaaaactaggttacctggtcatatcaaagcaaaagcttgtttACTGTATCTATGACACCTTTAAGTTAAGTATAAATATGATATTCTGTTTATAAACatggtatgtatatatatatatttatttatttatttatttatacaggtGAATGATGCGGAGATGGAGAGACTGGAAAGTGAGAAGGTCCACTTGAAGACAACACAGAAATTCAATGAAGCTGAGGAACATGTTCTCAAATTGCAGAAAGAACTCAAACGATCTATCAATAAATCTAAGTAAGCATGTATCAAGTATAGcatgtttaaaggtccattactaagggaaagtgagttggcaatttttttcatagccagtgcatagacttctgcaggacactaaataatgaagattggcaggtcaaaatttacagaagatctttggaactcaaagaaatgtatgtgtattatgttgaaatttcaatgaatcgatagaatgacccccaggtctttttaactttcttcatagttcatagaaaaataattgtacatatactgcgatttatttcgaatttctacataccaactttcattttccaataaaataaaatagtttctgtgctttttaaaagaaattaaaatgttcactttccttagtactGGACCTTTAATATGGCCTGAAAAGTATGAATTTATGTTTTGACTAAGAaaccttatttttaaaaaacaaattctttttatgCTGTATGGTTTGTGTAGAAATACCAAAGTTGGTTATAAATTCAatgaaatgaccattttttatgAAAGGAAGTTTGCTTTGTCAAGAGTATGTGTATATTTTACCATTACTGTGAAGGTAGAAGGTAGTTGTAGGTAATAATAACTAATTATATGTGCTTAGATCATGGCATGTTTATCCTGCATTTTGCCTGAAATTCTTTTAAtatgtgttgtttttcttaaggTCTTTTAATTGGCAAGGATTTTGCCAGGcatcatatcaaaatattaatgCAAGTTGTTGATATCCTTATAGACTTAAAACTGTTGTCAAAATTTAATTACACAGGTTATATATGGCTTTTTTGTGTCAAATCAAAGTTAAATCCAGCAATAACACAGAGttattaattatacaaaataagatataacccctattgttttatatgttcaaaatcttatatataattatgtttctgtTGGTTAACAATGTCATAGGTTAAATGTTTGACTACAGCTACTGGAATATGAGAAATAGTAGACTATTCTTGTATTGCATGTGCAAGTTTTACTGTCAAATTCACCAAAGCTTGTTTTAATTgattaaagaatttttaaagcatttgGCATGTCTGAAGCATGatgttactttcattttatttctaagtAATTTATTTGAGCATAATCTCCACATTTTTCGTATTTAgtgatttaagttttatttttacataatattatgtttatacaGAACTTTTTAAATCAGAAtattagttataaaaatattttgacagatgAAATAATGCTATGATTAGATCCTcattcaaacatttacaaaaattattttagaaaaaaaggagaaattttgtttataaattataaggACACAgatgatattatgataaaaatgtatagctaatataaaatgtgttaatCTTTCCCCCAGATTGTCGATCCAGTGTAGTTTTCTCAGACTTTCAGACATTGTTAACCAATATGAAATTGAACTCTTGTAAGTTGTTGGTAAAATTATTGTTGTCCTCTTctttatttttaatacttttttcccCTGTTAAAGATAAATGTACTTTTCCATTTTCAAAGGTCAGCGGAATATTTATagttaatttgtaattttatataataaaacaaaaacaggtGTATTTCAGTTTTACTGACTATGTTAACTATCCAGGTTCTGGCTATCCCGTTTTGCTTAAAACGGAATGTGTTTGCATTGTACACCAGATTTCCTGACAATGTTTTTCAAAGAGTATGATTTTTTAATATTGCAGGCCATACTTTGAAATGAAAGCCAAATTCAACCAAATGATGGAGGTGAGCATGTTTTGaccattttaacatatttagctcacctgttatcagggtgagctgttgtgatcgctcaccgtccgccgtctgtccacactttcctttaaacaacatctcctcctaaaccacctggccaattttgatgaaacttcacagggatgttccttggatggttttctttaaaaattgctcaaagaattgaattccatacagaactctggttgccatggcaaccaaaaggaaaaactcttcttgtctgaaaccacaggtcatagggctttgatatttggtatgtaacatcatcttaGGTGGTCCtgtacaaagattgttcaaattatcccccctagggtcaaatatggccccgccctgggggtcacatggtttatatagacttatatagggcaaaactttgaaaatcttcttgtctgaaaccaaagggtctagggctttgatatttgttatgtagcattgtctagtggtcctttaccaagtttgttcacaTTATCCCcctgggaaaaactttgaaaatcttcttgtccaaaaccacaaggcttagggctttgatatttggtgtgtagcattgtctagtggtcctttaccaagtttatacatattattcccctagggtcaaatatggccccgccccgggggtcacatggtctATATTgacctatatagggaaaaactttgaaaatcttcttgtccaaaaccacaagacctagggctttgatatttggtatgtagcatcatctaatggtcctctgccatatttgttcaaattatccccctagggtcaaatatggcttcgccctggggtcacatgttttatatagactttcatagggaaaaacttggaaaatcttcttgtccaaaaccacagggcctagggctttgatatttggtatgtagcatcatctaatggtcctctacaaagattgttcaaattattccctgtgggtcaaatatggccccaccctggggggggggggggcacatgaTTTgaatagacttgtacagggaaaacTCTTTGAAAACAttattgtcttaaaccataaggcccagagcttagatatttagtatgtgttatgctctagtggttctctaccaagattgttcaaatcatgaccctaggGTCAGTATAGGCTATgcccgggtggtcccttgttttacatagacttattggtttttgaagcagtggcaaagaaatttggaccacaagcatgatgtttgatacagatttcaatgttcatcttgaattgtcttaatcataacctactgacctactttcttgttttttaaggtacagcatagaaatttggaccgcGTTCATAACTgttgatactgatttcaatactcatctttaatattcctaaccctgaccaactttcttgtttttgaagctacagcaaagaaatttggaccaccagcTTAATTTTTAAATAGATTTCAGTAGTtgtcttgaataatctttaccatgacctactcactagtttttgttagtgaagcttaagcaaagaaatttatttaagcaagcaactaaactgtggtgagtgatatagggccatcatcgCCCTCTTGTTTATAAGTATCCATCATTGAATTGATAATgaataataaatgcatttatgaTATGTAGGagatatttcatttctaaattcTTTTTGTAATCAGTACAGTGTGTGCTTTGTAAcctaactgaataaaaaaaaatgcctttaTGGTCAATTTAAGAGAAAGAGAAAGGTTTTAGTGATAGAGTGATTTCAAATagaaccatttttagctcaactgaactttgttcagggtgagcaattagtataggtggatggtctatCATCCTGTAttaatattttaacttaaaacatcttctcctctgtaACTACTGGTCAGATTTACACCAATCTTTGTCAGTAGCATCCTGACATGGACCTCTAtctttatcaagtttgttcaaatggttttccTTGGCCCCTTGTAGGGCCcccaagagctaaaaatagaaaaacctataaacagcttcttctcatgaaccacttgatggatcatcatgaaacttgctctgtaacatcattataaagGCCTCtcaaaaatttgttcaagtggGGGCATTTGGCTCCTTAACTTCTTCTcctgaaccacttgatggatcatcaaatttagtgtgtagcatcattataaggtattCACCCAAATTTATTAATATAAGGTCCTCCCattaatttgttcaaatgggggtgaTTGGccatttgaggttagtaggtcaaaggtcaaggtcacaatgacacaaaaatgatccctaatgatttttaggtcacaggtcaaggtcacaatgacccggaacattttTAAAACGGTTTTCGGAAAATGACTTCAGAACTCTTTGGACCAGGATAACGAAACTTaataggcaggttggtcatgaccagcagatgacccctattgattttgagttccaaatgtcaaaggtcagagtgacccggaacattgaaaccttttccagacaataacttgagaacacttgggctgaggatcatgaaacttcatagggatgttgatcatgactaacagatgacctgtattgattttgaggtcagtaggtcaaaggtcaagcaagttcagctttgacattggcttagttctgtgacaaggccatattgtgggggtataatttgttactcctgtgacaactctagttattTAAGGTCCTCaaccaaatttgttcaattgTGGATAGTTAGCCCCTTTTAAGGActgctagagctagaaatagaaaaacttttaaatgacttcttctcatgaacagcttgatggatcttcatcaaacttggtcagtacaatcattataaggtcatctccatattttgttcatattttgccccttttaggggccactagagctaaaaatagagatgcctttaaatgactgtatctgagcacgaagtgcttatGGTGAGTTactgtgatcacgctgtgtccgtcgtgtgtgcgtgcatgcattcgtcatcaacaatttctttaaacaacatctcctccaaaacagaatggattttgatgaaactttacagaagTGATCTTtggtggccctctttcaaaagTGTCAAACAGTTCctgttcattgaacatatgggtcacTTTGGTTGTAAATAGGTTTTCAACTGTCAGactgtaaaaatcttcttctctgaaccAATAATAGCTgcagccttgatatttggcttgtgatatcagggtttgactctctacataagtattcaaattattgccctagggtcaaaaatggcaaCGCCCACAAGTGTGAGATGTATATACTGTATAGTGGGTTATATTCGcggaggtttaattttcgctatattcacgGTCAACATTGACAACACGAAATTTAAACACCGCGATTATTTACTACCGTGAATATACACGTTTCACCAAGGGACACCACTCAAGTACAAACTTTACTCGTTCTTACATTTTTACTTCGCCtgacaaacaaaaaaattcttacatatgatgaacagttgattttatcaaaaagaaaatcaGTATGATAGATGGGGCACAACAACAGAAAcacaaatattatacatgtaatcaattaatGTCATTCACCAAATACTCCCTTTTTCGGTACTTGCCTCGATCCTATTAATATAGAAATTATGCACATGAGAAATGAAGTTGTGAAAAACATCGTATTGTTATATAGCTGTTATACTTTACAAATCAATTTTTGATCATTTTTGATAATTGCATCTTTCGCTATTATACTTCGCTTAATACAATCACCGTAGTGTACAAACAACTTCCTATTCATAGTATTGTCTGTTTAAACTGATGATTAAAGTAGTTATAGAtgttaaataatgtttttatcacaGCATAAAGGATTTTCAGTATCAGTGTTAAAAACATACAAATTGTGCGCGGAGCAAccaaaataaataagataacaacACAAACATGTTCATCAAAATCACGAAAATTGAACAAATACATGTTTAGCAGATGCTGTgagataattttttttctattcattttctttataattgataaattaaatataaacttGGGGGTTTGTATGAATACGTCGTAAGAAGCTACCTACCATTTGTTTCGATGCATGATAAATATTAGTATTCAATGCATTACAGGACTAAATACCGCCAAAGTGTTGAATTATCATTTATTCAGTTGACAACGACAGACTTATTCGCGTGTTTATTGTTATTTGCATGTCTAAGAAAAATGATCTCCCTTTCAGTTGTTTACAACTAAGGTTTTTAATTGGCGGTCGAAGTAGTTTTTTAATTCGCGGTCGAAGTAGTTTCCGCGAAATTAAGACACCGTGATTTCAAAACTCTTCAATAAACGAAAACATTTGGCACCGTGAATATAACCCGCTATACAGCACTATATGCTTATATATAGGAAATTTTggaaatcttcttctctgaagtCATTAtagctagagctttgatatttggtttgtgataTAAGGGTTTCACTCCCTACCATAATTGTTCTTATTATTGCCCAAGGGTCAAAAAAGGCCACACCCCTGTGTGTgagtgacatgtacttactataagcttttatataagaaactttgaaaatcttcttctgaatccataatagctagagcctggatatttggcatgtgatatgagggtttgactgtctactgtaatttttcaaattattgcccaaGGTTCAAAAATGTTCATGcccatgtgtgtgacatgtatataatataggctaatataaaagaaactttaaatatcttcttctctgaatccataatagctagagctcTGATATTTTGCATAAGGTATCAGTGTTTGACTCTTTATTATAACTGTTCATATTATTCCCATAGGGTAAAAAATGACTAAGCTCTGGAGTGTTACATGAATTTACTGTAGGCTTATATAATAAGAGACAAAATCTTCTCTGAAGCCATAAtggctagagccttgatatttggcatttgatgtcagggtttgactctctaccataattttCAAAGTATTGCCCTAGGttcttcatcttcttcttcaTTCGCCGTACACTGTCAGACCATTAACcttgatgaaacttgtggtttgccgcagatcctcaatgcttCCGTACAGtttggattgaggtatctatcggcaaagtcgcagctcgctcctggtcatgccttttacatttctggAGTATTTGCTCCGtcgtctgatcttcctcaccacatggacaaacctctcatgaacagtttgatggatcttcatcaaacttgatctttCACGTCATCATAAGGTGTCCTCTcccaaatggttctgcttggtcccTTTTATAGGACACCagatctaaaagtagaaaaaaattctTCATCTTAAAGTTTGTTCTAATGGTTATGCATTTTGGGCAGTCACaacaaaatatagaaagaaaaaacatttaaataactttttttttaatgaacttcTGAAAAACTGTTCGCCAAACTTGGTCAAAAGCAAGATCAGGTGGTGAAGGTCCTCTTCAGTTGAGCAATTTAGGCTCATTTTGGCCTCTTCTTGTAGGAATTCTTAATTGAATATTCAATACACATgttatgttaaatttattttaggaAAGAAAGAGAAATGTAATGATGTTAGAGGAGTCAGTGTCTAATTCTAAAAAGACGTATTCTGACGCTCTTCGTAATTTGGAGGAGATCAGTGAGGCAATCCATCAAAAACGTCTTGAGATGCGTAATCAGGCTGAACTTGGAATACGTGGTGCTGGTGTAGGGTCTGAGTCACCGTCACCACCTCCAATGAGGGGTAAAGTCCATGTGTCTATTGATGGTAAAACAACACACTTAGCAAGTAGTTGCAGTACAGGTAATAGTCTGACTACTGCAACGTCTGCCCAGTTTAGTGTTAGCGATTCATCTAGTCAGGAGTTCAGGCCCCCCTCAGTAATTTATTCCTCTCCTGAGAAGGCTCGACGGGAGAGTTATCGACAGGCAATCGAAGAACGACAGTCTATGCACGGTGATCTTGAAAATATCACAGAAGACTTTAGCGTGAATCTAGATGACGAATATTTAGCTTTACCAAGTAATTCATCTGAAAACATTTCTAATAAAGATGAATCTGACAGTATTTTTGATAAAGGTCAAGACAGAGCTTCAGTACAGGACTCTGTGAGTATTGATACAAATAAATCAGGAGGATCATCTCCCTTGTCCTCTTCTCTTGGGAAGGGCAAAAAGTCGTCTGCCAAATTGAAAGGTCTCATTTTAACCCCAGTAGGGGCTGGGTTGGACCCTCTACAGGCCAATCTTAGAAT
The Mercenaria mercenaria strain notata chromosome 10, MADL_Memer_1, whole genome shotgun sequence genome window above contains:
- the LOC123559584 gene encoding SH3 domain-binding protein 5-like isoform X2; translated protein: MADSEGRLSPSCLGEIEDETLDPRIQDARASFRQALTDSTYKLDALAKKLGSCVEKARPYYDARLRSKEVHVETQKAAYMFERACSMHEAAKEMVQLAEQGYMQREDSGDPAWQEMLNHATMKVNDAEMERLESEKVHLKTTQKFNEAEEHVLKLQKELKRSINKSKLSIQCSFLRLSDIVNQYEIELLPYFEMKAKFNQMMEERKRNVMMLEESVSNSKKTYSDALRNLEEISEAIHQKRLEMRNQAELGIRGAGVGSESPSPPPMRGKVHVSIDGKTTHLASSCSTGNSLTTATSAQFSVSDSSSQEFRPPSVIYSSPEKARRESYRQAIEERQSMHGDLENITEDFSVNLDDEYLALPSNSSENISNKDESDSIFDKGQDRASVQDSVSIDTNKSGGSSPLSSSLGKGKKSSAKLKGLILTPVGAGLDPLQANLRITTKHVARSSTEPIRPMSYPYTHNTDNRNRVVPPVVSSSTKEEKKVGTEEEITTPGSEKSFRRLLKVPSMQDFDEGSVSDTESITSGTMLDDDQVEFLTMDFSKSRLDALEENPDFHKYRRFSLPPSLTQVDTFVRQFSNENDTVSKSPEERDVLDIYDVANNTLIAESTVNPETVVEV